The window CACTTGCACTAAGTTCGCTCCACAAACTCAAAAACATGTCGATTCCGTGCTCAGTTCTATGAAGCGTCGCCTATCGATTAATGGCGAATTGGTCTGCGCAAGCAACGCGGTCATGTGTCAGCCGACGTCAAATTTACTTCGTCGTAATTCCGCAAGAGTCGCAGTGCTTCATTGATGAGAAAGAAGCATACTTGTTTGTCGTCACGTAGATATAAATACATCCattgtaatttataaaatcgaATTTCAGAGAGAAGTTGGAACTTGCGGTTGAATCGTTGTGATAAttggaatttatttcattttagtgCCGCGAATTTGCTATCGTCTCAACATGTCATCCTCGAAATCCAGCTCAGGAAACGATGACGTTTTAGGAGGTACGTACATACATGTTGCTAAACTGCTGTTTACCtccatatttttattgtctatttatttttataatgaagACGTCggggatatttttaaaacgtgtATAAAGAATTATCCTTGTATGTCATTGAACCatgatatttctttattcaGCAATTAtgctttaatattttaatcaaagttGATTTCTATGCAAATACAGAGATTGACTGCCATGTATTCTATGTGAGAATACAACTACCTTGTATCTTCTATGAAAATACAGGGACTACTGTGTATTTAGTAGTATTATAGTAGGAGAATATAACATGTTAACACTGCTATACAATGGGGACAGTGCCATTGATTTGTCCTTCTAGGGATTATTTACTAAATATTGTCATCACTTTAATCCTCCAATAAGTTCAAGAATTTTTGAAGTCATCAAcaaatcattaatttaaaatagtgaaTTAAGTCATAAGTGTAAGTTAAATCAAGGAGTTTAAGctcaatcaaatttttaataaattatagcCAAATGTCTAACCAAGCAGACACTCTGCAAAGAATGTGTATTGAGGAAAACATAACTGAATGTTTTCCAGTTGTTTGTGCTTAAAACTGGTACAACAccacattttccaaatttactATTGTTTCCAGGATTTATACAAATAGCAtcaaagttattttgatgttGCTCAAAATTTCACATACAAATAATATCTAACATTTGCTCCTCACATCTAGGGACAGGAAACTGCTTTCCctccatattttttctaaattattataaaatgtaattgtattttacaataaaagaTAACTTATCCTTTGTTTATATCGGTTATCTTGATCTGTATTATCAGCTCTCTTTGTCATACTAGGAACTGCATAATAGGTGATAAAGAGGTCATTTTAGGGTATCAACAGCTTGTAGGTTGgctagaaaattttgatttgcatTACTAAATAACACCTACAACATAATAAAAGAAcctaaatttagaatttcctAAGGCTTTGTTCTAAATGATCCTGGTAATTGTTGCAAATGAAACATTAATGATACTTTATAATGATTACTCCATCatatctgaaaaaattaatttttaacaaaataaaacagctTCTTATTTACATTAATCAATTTACAAAAGTCATTGTAAATGAATGAAGACAGTGGGTATTTCCATACATTTACAAAGGTTTCCTGGTATTTAGCCATAAAGACAAATAATTAAGCCCTGTAATGAAACTTTATGCTCCTTAATAACTCAACATTTGTTgtgattatacagggtgtaatcatggagatatttcagaggGAGATAGTAatctgcaaaattaaaaaatgctattagacccatggtcaaaaacgtaCCATTTTCGATGTACAAGGTGGTAAAGTTACACATTTTTCTTGATGTCAcagaaacacatttttaacaattttttgttgtagaggttcttaaagaaaacaagtgtatgaaattttacaaatataaTTGAAAGCATAGCtgagaaaattataagaattgtgaaactttgccactcTTTGTACATTTTGTTTCACTCATTGTACAACtttgtatattgaaaatggtgaACTTTTGATCATGGGgctaataacattttaaaatcgttttgcagagtactattgTCCCCTGAAATGATCTCCATGATAATATGTTGCACCTTGTACATACATAAagatatacaaaataaaagtattgaaTTTAACATCCAATCAAATTTAGCATCCCTTTTAGAGTCCTGGGTGGAAGTCAGTGGAGCAGCTTCCCATGGAGGGGGAACCCCTGCATCCATCACCCAACAGTTGACTGTTGAGGACTATTTGCGTTTACTCAGAGAGGCTCAGGAGTCCAATCAGTCATCATGCAGGGATTCGCTGGCCAGTTCTCGAAGGGGCTCTCCTAGAGGCAGCCCCAAGTCGCCGCCCAACAGCCCAGTGGTACAAGGAACAGCTCTAAATCTTGAATGGCAGTCTTACTATGTAAATTCAGAATCTAAGGAGGTAATGAACtacgattattttaaaagatatgGGCTGATGTGGGAAACAGGGATGGTACATAAATGAAAGCAGGTGTATGACCGGTCGCTCACAATCCAACCAATTACACTGTGGCAATCGCGCCAGATTGACTCATTGTTTTGGCTACGTGATTTGcgtcataaaatttttaagaataaaataagtgattttgaattcaaattggATTGGGGCGTAAGTGTCAATCGCTAAATACTTCAAGAATAGGTACTTCCGTTTCAAGTTATTATAGAAGCAGTGTGATACACTTTCCATTCATAGCAATTTTCGCAGTAACTTCCCACAACTACGTGCGGAGAtaaacacattattttttacgattaaatttaaagtgaaTTGTAGTTATTTGTTcatcacaaaaataatatttctgaTTACATCTTATGGCCCTTATGATTTTCGTATTACCTTCTCTGTGTCAGCAAAGGTCTTTTCCATTATGTTCAAAACATCTTCACCTTTCACATATTCGTATTTCTTGCAGAATATCTTCTGCCATCAAATAAATCTATGTGATGGACATACATTTAACACTTTCTGAGAGCATGcctaatattataatttcacAACTTTAGTCTAATAACTCATCATTGTTTACAGGATTTCCTTCCCTTTGACTGGAGCAGCCGTCCTGACAGTATGCCATCAAAGCCATGGAGCTTCAGAGCGCCGCACAAATATGATATGTTCAGTCTTCGTTACGCAAGAATAGGGAACACTCCCCTTTTTTCCAAAAGGGGAATCTGTATCATGTTCCTCACTAATCTCTTTTCGCTTCTGTTTGGAACCGGAGTTGGCGTTTTTCTTAACCGCTATGGTTTGTACTTCTCTGTTCCAGCCATTAAGGTTCGTTAGATTGTATCTGAAAGATGCCCAATGCTAAGAAATAAAATGCCGAAGtaatgtttttgaaatgtgCAAAGTAACATTCCTTCCATTATTAACATGTATCAGAATGTAAATGTATATTATGTGAATTATTgctaaatctaaatttaactttttgatGAGTGTAGATTAGACTTGATATCAGTACTGCAAGATGGATCTGCAACGGCGTTGAATGTTGATAAAAGTCTCAAAGGATTTTGATATGGGTGTCTGTATCAATAAGGCGTGTCACTTTCACATTAATATGTTTGAGTCGGTGTTTTcctattgtttttaaatagctTTGGGACATCTAAAGAATGACTGAATGAGACTGGACATTTTTTCTACCTAATGGGCTAGGAATACTATAAAACACACATTCATTTTGTTTGCGTGATTTTCGTTTCTGTTCAGAGTTGTTTAATTTCAAGTTTACTctcgattttattaaaaagggACATAATTTCTATATAGAGATTATTGGTTAACTTGTTACGATCGTTTAATTTAGGTCTGTATTACAATTGAATGttataacaatttatttaaatattgaatgcACGATTATTCTAAGATAGAGTACTAACCAGAgtggaaaataatatatatataaatatatatatattatctGAAATGTACATAGAGATgtgataaattattatcgGGCGGAACATAGTGAATTTTTGTCTTACTGTTGGCATGTAGCTTGATCTCTATGTTCTCTTCAGAGCGATGAATAATCATATTCTTAGGTTAACTatagttttgtaatttaaattacatgttaactaataaattttgtaactGACATTGGGTTTGCGTTACTATGTTTCCCgctttggtaaattttttctttcccaTTGATAACACCTTTGTTAGAACTCTCTTCAACAAGTTTTAGGTATTTATCATGAATATGGAGATTGGGCCAATTAACAATCACTACTTTAATAGAGATAACAATTAAAACTACTCGACATAATAAGAAATCTCTTTATTAGTTAGGTACTAACTATTAACATTCTTACCCATACCTCTTTCAGCACAAATAGCTCACTTATTCTATTCTAAATacaactgaaattttttttaacttgtaaCAAAAATTAGATGAAATGAATCAAAGGAAAACTGTCAATCTGGACAACTTAAACATGACATGCTTCTTTGAAACAATACCTATTAATGAGTTGACAATGATCTCTCATTTACACACAgtagataataaaaataaattatcctCTCACACAATGTTTAATGATGTACTAATGTTTTTTGGCCACCTTGTTAAGTTTTTCATAAGTATTGTTGCTGTTGTACCAAAGCACCAAGGGGATCACTAATGATGGAGAGGTCATAAGGGCAAACGCAAGCCAATCCCAATAATGTGCAGAAAATTTCTTGTCAAAATCACGATATGCCACAATTCCTCCTTCACCTGGTTCACTGCTGAAGGCAATCTGCGTctgtaattgtaaactaaaatttataactGAACTTGTGGGATTTAAAAGcgttgataaaatatttagtcGGATCTTGACTGCAACATATGTCTGAagaatattaacaaaaatttaagtatCTCTTTATATTGAACATTACCATTAGTATTAGAATGTAGCTTATTTACCTTAGCATCAGCAGCATCAGAAACTTTGTAGCTGACTTCTGAGCTAGTGAAGTTGAAGTATCCATATTTATTAGGTCGGACCACCACTAAATGTGTGAAGTTCGATTCTGGCGGAATTCTTGAGAATTTTGAAGTCAAATGTCCCCCAACAATTTCAAAAGCATCAGAATTGAATCCTCTGTCTGTTAGCTGTACATTAACAGCGGGGACCTTTCCAATATTGTGTAATGTATACCGAACTTCAATGTCTCGTCCTTGTACAAGATAcctattcaaaatttgttttgatacCAGAAGTCTGGCACCTTGCAAATCTCCTGTTTTCTCTTCATTACAAAATCCTAAGGCAAGCAGGGCCAGGAAAATTGTGAGTTTATTGAGCATTTTCTGAAAAGGTTGAAATTGTTAACACTGACACGAGTTTACTTGGAGAAAACCAACTGGTTAGTTTTACACTTACCGATGTGATTTTAGAACTAGGTTTCAGTCAGAAATATCTAGGTGAATGCACGAGGTTTAATCAGACACAAAACCGCCACGaatcaaaatacatttaattcatattttcacTGGCGATTTGTATCTTTTGACTTTCCAATGAATCTGCGTGGACGCGTAGCGGTTCTGACGTGACGAGAATTGTTAACGTGTGTGTCGTCAGCGTAAAAGCACTTTCGGGTATTGTTATCAAGAGTGAATGGAACAAATGAAGTTAGTTTAATGGTGTAAAGTATGTAAACATCATGAACAGATAAGTTAAATTGGCTGAATATACGCTCAGATTTATTACGAAATACAGGAAAAAGTATATAATGTGGCTGATTTATTAGCATTTAGTTAAAACATGTTGATTTTGTCGTATTCTGAGACTTACGAATGTGCTCTCATCATATGCTATCTTCGTTGGCGCCATATATCTTGACAAAGATAAGAAACCTATGGAAACTAAGAATCAatcttttgtttattgtttacattttacatCTGATCGTGATTGTTtcctaattttcttttgttttgatttcaaaatcaTGTAGTTCTTTGGTCTTTGTTGTTAGATAATTCCTTTCAGATTTAATGAACTTCAAGCATAAAGCAGTATTGAATTAAACAAGTGATAatggtaaatattattttatttaatactcATCTATATGTGCTGTATTTACGTGTACGTTAAGTTAAATCTGATCTACAGAAGTAGAACCAACCTTTATCAAAGATTAAAGCAGGTGTGTAGACAGCATGTTGGGGATCTACAAGGGGTTTGAAATTAGTTCTACATGTATCAGGATTTTGGTTATCATAAGTGATATAGAATTAGTTAAATGAGCCTAATTAGTGAATTCTTGGTGTTAGCTGTTTGACGCATTGATTTATCAACATTCACCCTTATgtcaaacataaaaaaatgaccTTAGTTCACCAAAATATCAAGAACGCCTGAATCTCTGCAGGAATTGATTCTATAATGAGTATTTAAGATATAACCCACGGAACTTTACCTCTTTCTACGTCCTTTTAGTTAAACTAGACACTATTAGAGCAGTATAAAAAGTCACAATCTTAATGATCATGACTCAATTTCCTTTCTTCAATCAAATATATCAGTACaggattgtttttttttcagagaTTTCGATTCAATGGAGATGCTGATTGTCCTGATTGGATTCTAGCTGAAATATACACATTATCCAGATTGTCatcgataaaattaaaacttctaGGACAAATTGTCTGTCAAGGAATAATCACACCACCAATTCAGGTATTCACTTTTCTAGATAATAAGGCTCTATAAGTGCTTTGATTCCATAGTCGAagataattatcaattttctgcACTCTTCTAACTTCgaccatttttatttcagattgataaagtaaataaactgTTTGCCGAATCAAAAACTGGTAGGTGTGATCTTTTAACTCAGaaagaaagtaaaaataagtgATCCAAAACACACTCTCCTTCTCAAATCCTCAAAATTCACTTGTCTGTATCAAATAGTGAATAGCAATTTTTGCCTTTTCTTTCAGATGCAGATATCAACATAACATCATGCATATCTTGTCTATCATTTCTACTTTCATCAGCGACTCGATTCAATTGCGACAGTACTGCTTTGCAGTCCGAACTGCAGCAATTGGGACTGCCACGTGAACACAGTACTTCAATCAGAAAAGTTTTCGATGAATATAATGTTTGCTTAGTGGAAACTTTCAAAGCCCAATCATTGAAGAGTACGTTgattcaatttttcttgacagtaaaaatatttttatcacgGGAAATGCTTATTTTAGTTCAACCATTGGAGGACGTTTCTACAGCCATAGATCCGGAAGTTGGGTGTACGAGAATAGATCTTAAAATTCAAGGACAAAAGAGATCGGTCGTTATAAGCCAAAATACATTAGATAGTTTATTAGATGATCTATCGCACATTAAGAAAGTTATGTCGGAGTTAAAAGGTTCTTAGTAAAACAGGATCTTATCTTTGTTAATATAGAAATTGTAATACAgataggtttttttttgtaggtaGTTAACTAAAAGCTTTGCGGTAACGTTCAAGTTAAGAAGCGAGTGAATTGACAAGCGAATACTGtaataaatgattttagtCGAAATCGAAAACAAGAAAACCACTTGATCTAAAAAATAACGATGGTTTCAAAGTTCATCGTATtcgttttataattttcattaaaataattatcaaaatcacTGGTCATTCAAATATAAAACCTTTCGAATTAAGCGGGATTTCAGATACCCAAATCGTATCCTTAATGACAAGAAAAACGTCCAGGCCCAAAAAGGGATTAAGTGTGGTATTTCGATGACATTGCAGCCAGGATGGATTAGTTTTATTACTGTTTTAATCAGACTGggatttaaaaagaaattgccTTGGAATTTGCAAGtggtttttacattttttgaggtCGATTTATTAGGCAATAATAGCAATTTACATCACCCATACATGACAGATTATTCGTAATTTACTTTCCTACTATTATCTCGATACCTGGACAGAAATGGCCTTGCACATGCAATAACCATTTCGtattccataaatttttagataagAGAATAGATTGGAACCGAATGTTACTAAATACGAATCGGAAGGAATATATTCAGAGGTAAAGCCGGCACAAGCAGTAAATGAAATGCATTGCgaggaaatttgaattttaaaagaggaTGCTTAAAATCCTTGCTCGATTCGTTTTTGGAGCAATATCataaaattgtcttttcttgGAATATTATAGTGATATTAAATGGTGAGCTCTGCCAAAATGGAGACCATAATAAATGGATATATGCTAAAGAAATGTGTGTGATTGAAGAAAACACATTAAAAGCGTTAATTTACTCAAATGTAGTAACAGAAGAGATATCCGAAGGAATGTCTGATCGATGGTGCCGGTAGGGCCTTCGGGGTGAAGAGAGGAAACGGGGTTTATTCGGTCGGTATTCCTTGGACGAGGACGTCAACTCGACATAAAGTAGGCACACTAGATCGCCTTGTGCCAGTCCCATAATGTTTGCTTGCAGGTTTTCCTGAATCTCTACCTCTATTAAAAAAGAGTAACAGAAGAGCATAATATCTAATCTTCTTGATACTTTGGTGAATACTAATGTTTCTATAAAATAACCTTCAAttgtagatttttaaaaaaagtatttgtggcttttgtatttttaattttttatgttaaaaatatactcATACAAGTAAATTACAAGTGTTTGATTTTTTGGCATTGTACTAgtcatttttgtaaaaaagttacttGTAATGCTATTAGTTATTCCTAATACTTATTTCGTTTCTTATACTTTCTTACAATGATAAATATATCCTATGTAAACTAAATTAATCGTATACAATCAATGGATCAATGGAAAGTATTTCTATATTgtcaaaaatggaaaataacgGATTCAAAAGTACAGGATTCTTGATAAATTGATGAATTCAGATTaactgtaaattatttttgataatttggcGAATAACATTGTTCTGTAAAATAATGTTcgcttgtaaaattttattatttggttGGATGGTTAGATCATAATATATCATATTAAGCCACTAGTCGACCCATAGTGCCAGATTTGTGCTACCCCAAGTAGAAggcactaaaaaaaatttaaactccCATTAATATTCCCACGAAATAACAGAAATAAATTGTGTTGAAGATTAACTTGCAGATAACTAGTTATCAGCACGTATAGACGTTATTAAATATGTACCCCAAACAACCGAAGAAACCAGAGATAATCTTCTGAAATAAACTCCCCGTCATGAgtttaatacttttaaattctaaatgaagaaaaccacgaaacaaataagtttccaTGTCAGTGGCGAATCGTCATACGATAGTTACATCcctcaattatttttattaagctGGTTATAAAATAAggctataaaaaaatttattttctgatcACAAAAATCAAGGCACCCGCCTCTGCTTCTATTCAACAATGTGATAAAATACAAGGAAATGCCTATTAGGCGTGTATACGGATTTTCCATGGTGAATTGGTGTTGTGAAGTTATCGGGAAGTCGTGTGTGAGGCGCGTGCACGATAACACTATATGGCAGTTTAATGTGATTGTAATGATTCCTGCATGCGAATCGCATGTGTTGACATGCATCCCCTTGGTGCCACAGGGTAGACTGATTATTATACTCTGGATTGTGTAATAATGGATTCCCATCCGTGGAATTTCTCACTATATAAAcgaaatattgattttattgcTTAATGCCTGGCTTGCTTCATGCCTATCATAAACAGGAAGGATGGTTTATTAGGAGGCTGGCAGTATGTTATAGATCCATCTACTTAAGTGAAAGGAAATACCTATTTTCTGCGATAAATATATTAAGTTTGggatttttagcgtttacggAGAAGTAGGTACAAACCCCAAAAAGAGATTATAAAAAAGCTGAGAAGGGCTTCTTCTCAAGGCATCTTTAAATTGCCCTGAAATTGATACACATAAATGAGGATTAGTAGCTACTTAAAAGAAGATGACtatcaattttctattaaaaatcgCCATATTATctctaatttataaaataagaaaattgaaacgtgCCTGGGCCGCCGAATTTCTACGTCGTCAATCTCATATCGTATTGCGGAACTCCTTTCATATTAAAACCGCTTTGAAATGCTTGAGTGCATGCGATTG of the Euwallacea similis isolate ESF13 chromosome 8, ESF131.1, whole genome shotgun sequence genome contains:
- the BNIP3 gene encoding BCL2/adenovirus E1B 19 kDa protein-interacting protein 3 isoform X1, which translates into the protein MSSSKSSSGNDDVLGASLLESWVEVSGAASHGGGTPASITQQLTVEDYLRLLREAQESNQSSCRDSLASSRRGSPRGSPKSPPNSPVVQGTALNLEWQSYYVNSESKEDFLPFDWSSRPDSMPSKPWSFRAPHKYDMFSLRYARIGNTPLFSKRGICIMFLTNLFSLLFGTGVGVFLNRYGLYFSVPAIKVR
- the BNIP3 gene encoding BCL2/adenovirus E1B 19 kDa protein-interacting protein 3 isoform X2, encoding MSSSKSSSGNDDVLGESWVEVSGAASHGGGTPASITQQLTVEDYLRLLREAQESNQSSCRDSLASSRRGSPRGSPKSPPNSPVVQGTALNLEWQSYYVNSESKEDFLPFDWSSRPDSMPSKPWSFRAPHKYDMFSLRYARIGNTPLFSKRGICIMFLTNLFSLLFGTGVGVFLNRYGLYFSVPAIKVR
- the LOC136410255 gene encoding COMM domain-containing protein 4, producing the protein MRFRFNGDADCPDWILAEIYTLSRLSSIKLKLLGQIVCQGIITPPIQIDKVNKLFAESKTDADINITSCISCLSFLLSSATRFNCDSTALQSELQQLGLPREHSTSIRKVFDEYNVCLVETFKAQSLKIQPLEDVSTAIDPEVGCTRIDLKIQGQKRSVVISQNTLDSLLDDLSHIKKVMSELKGS
- the SsRbeta gene encoding translocon-associated protein subunit beta; this translates as MLNKLTIFLALLALGFCNEEKTGDLQGARLLVSKQILNRYLVQGRDIEVRYTLHNIGKVPAVNVQLTDRGFNSDAFEIVGGHLTSKFSRIPPESNFTHLVVVRPNKYGYFNFTSSEVSYKVSDAADAKTQIAFSSEPGEGGIVAYRDFDKKFSAHYWDWLAFALMTSPSLVIPLVLWYNSNNTYEKLNKVAKKH